The genome window CGTGTGCTTCAGAAGGAGCACACAGCCCAGATGAGGCCTGCGGTACACGAACTGACCCGGAACACCAGACCAGGGAACTGAGGGGTTCTGTATCCCCACCTCCGCTGCCGGGATGAGGGGAGTACTCGTGTGGCCGAGTACATCACCATTAAACTCTTCTCTGGATAAAGTCAATATATTCATTCATGCATCTAAAAAGTAATGGAGGGGGGCActtagcctaatggttaaaaGGCCAATTAAGATATCTTTGTCCCatactggaatacctgggttcaattcccagctctggctcttaactccagcttcctgctaatgcagaccttgggagcaagcaggtgatggctcgttTCCACACAGGAAACGGGGACCTTGGCCACTGTAGGCATTCtgggaatgaaccggtggatgggagctctctttttatatcaaacttttttttttaatttatttgacagagttaaacagtgagagacagagacaaagagaaaggtcttccttctgttggttcactccccaaatggccactagggctggcgttgcgccgatctgaagccaggagtcaggtgcttcccctggtctcccatgcgggtgcaggggcctaagcacttgggccatcctccactgccttccctggccacagcagagagctggactggaagaggagcaactgggactagaacccagtgccctcatgggatgccggcaccacaggggaggatgaaccaagtaagccacagcacaggccccaatcaaacattttttaaaaataaaaagtactggctggtattgtggcatagcgggtaaagtggctgcctgatacagcaacatcccatatggatgcaagttcgagtcctggctgctccacttctgatccagctccttgctagtgttcctgagaaagcagcagaagatggcccaagtgctccacgtgggagacccggaaaaagctcctgggttcagaccagcccagctctggcccactgccaccatctagggaatgaaccagcagatggaagatctgtctctttctctctctgtaaactcagactttcaaataagtctttactaaagaaaaattaaagaacaacATCCTTGGAACACCTAGTGTTGCCAGGGCACTGCACGGGCCAGAGGGTGGGGACATAAAGCCAGCAAGCCCCGTGTCACAGGACACAGCAGCAGAGGGCTTTAGGAGCTTCCACACGGCCGAGGATGCGTAACTACTGGCCTCAGAAAGCCTCTGTAGTCATCAGGAAAGAATCGACAGCAGAAATCCCACCTTAGAAAATGCACAGTGGGGCCACAGCTAACGGGGATCAGCAAGGGCAGGTCAAGGCCTGAGCGAGCCTCCCTCAGCCTAGCCCGAAGCTGCTCCCTTTGTGCAGGGGGCATGCTCGGAGACCAGGACGTGTGTTCACTTTCAGGAGTCACCATCTGCGCGGCAAGCAGGAAGAGACACCAGCTGAGGCAGCCGCACATTTGCTTCTCCAGTGCCCACTACACTCGGAAAGCAGCTCTCAAACTGTACTCCCCTTGGAATTAGAATTCGGTTTACATGAAACAGCTCTATAAGACACCATTACCTGCATTTAAGCTAAGAAAATCAAGCCCATTTAGCGAGATACAAATTGCACTGTACCCACTCAAAAATGGAAAACCATTTCCTACACATTGCTAAAGGAAGTGCGGCAGAAACAGTAGGGGTGGGTCCACCTGTGGCGACTCATGAGCACCTGGAAACTGGAAGCAACGTGACGACCTGGGCTCACCTGCGTACATCTCTCCTTTCCATACACACAgaccccccctcctttttttttttattttttgacaggcagagtggacagtgagagagagagagacagagagaaaggtcttcctttttccgttggtttaccccccaatggccgctgcggccagcgcaccacactgatccgaagccaggaaccaggtgcttctcctggtctcccatggggtgcaggacccaaggacttgggccatcctccactgcactccagggccatagcagagagctatcctggaagaggagcaaccgggacagaatccggcaacccaattgggactagaacccagtgtgccagcgccgcaggcggaggattaacctattgagctatggcggtGCCGGCCCACAGACCCCTTTTACACACACATCCACCACCCTCCCCAGAGAACACAGCCTCCCACTGGCTGCAGATGAGGGGCTGTGGGCTCAGCCTGCAGCCAGCACGTACTTCACGCCGGGGATCTGGGTCAGATCCCACAGCCAGGCCAGAGCAGCTCCACCAACGGGATCTACTTCTGTTGACCTTCCAGAATATACCCACTTTCCATTATGCCGCTGTACTCAAAAGCTGTTTGCTGTGCTGAATGAAACAGTTAACTTCTTATAGTCGGAACCTGTGCATGAGTCACTGTCATTAGAAGGAAGTCACTGCATCTTCGTATTATCCTTTATTCTAAATTCATTAGAGATTAGTAAAAACTGGCTTTggtttttaaaggatttaattaACAGGTTTCTGCAGCAAGGACCCAGAGGCAGCAGAGAATAAATTTCTAGGCTCTGTAGGGTATGTGGTCACTCTGCTGCCACTGGCAATATAGACCTTTACCAACAGAACCGTGTACCTGGGCTCACTGAGCCTGCCGTGCCGCCGTCTTCTCCCTACGCACTCTTGTGGGGACCACAGCAGACACAGAAATGAGGAGGGTGCTGCCACAGATGAGGAGTGCGCTGGGATACAACCCACTCCTCCAGGAAGAGAGGAAGGCCACAGCGCTCATGGACACCACTTAAAACTCTatgtactggggccggcgctgaggcctgaagcgttggcatcccatatgggcacccgttctagtcccggctgctcctcttcctatccagctctctgctatggcctgggatagcagtggagaatggcccaaatccttggaccttgcacccacatgggagacccggaagaagatcctggctcctggcttcggatcagcacagctctggccgttgcggccatctggggagtaagccagagaatggaagacctgtctctctctctatctctacctctctctgtaactcaaataaataaaataaatcaaaaacaaaaacaaaaaagctatgcGCCAGGCACTGGGTCAAGAATGCTGGAATTCAGTGGCCTAGCTCCTGCCACTGGGCACCCGAGCCGCACACACGCCGCACACAGGCCCGGCCCCGGGAAGCACGGACTTACTCCACGATGGCGTCGCGGTCTGCGATGTCCCCGAGCACCATGCGCTGGATGATGCTGTTGTGCTCCTCTTCCGAGAGGTTTTTGTACGACACGAGGGGGATGTTGTACTTTGTGGCTGGTGAAGGGTCCACTCCTTGAAGCCAAGGATGGTTTTCAATCTCTTCTAAAGAGGCCCTTCTCTTGGGGTCTCTCTGCAGCATCCGCGTGATCAGGCTgccaaggaaggaaaggaagtccACTGTTGAAGCAAACTGCTGGCTAAGATGAGTAATGGTGCATTATTTTACCTAGGTTCCCTAGTATGgcggggagggagtggaggggtaTTTGGAAATAATGGCAGTTTAGTGTACAACCTTCAGATGcactgctaggccaaaccccAGCACAACTCCCCATCATCCAGCGCTAACTCAACATACGAACATGTGCTCTTGACTAACTGCTGGTCTAGGGGTGTGCAAGAGCCAGGTGCAACAGTCATCGGTGACACCGAAGAGGGTGCACTAACCAGCTCCTGCTTCAAAGAGGAGGACCCTCTCGAGAGACAGCTGTCGTGTCCTGTAACAGACGGAGAAATGGATGTGCAGAGGGCACTGTGTTGACAGAAAATACAGAACTCAAAGTGGAGTGAGAGCTGGGCTGTGAGGAGGCAGACAGCGACACTGGCCGGGGCTGATGCCCTGGGTGCGCGTGCAACTCCACGTGACTCACAGAGTCCACGGACTGCCCCACCGGGCAGCCTCAGTGAAAGCAGGAAAAATCTGCTCAGCAAAATGCGCCTGCCTCCATGGGGAGGGAGAATTCCATCTGAAAACAAGGAACTACAGCTGGCCCTCACACCAATCCACAGTCCAAGTGAACAACACCTGTGTGGTACAGAGCGAAACCAGTTTCATCTGGAAATGTGCTTCGGCAAATAAGATATAATGACAGACAGACAAAGTAAACGTACAAATCCTTCTTGAAGGAATGCAGTGTAAATCCAGGCCTCAAAGGATTCCTCAATAATATTACCACGAGTAAGGCAGGCAAAAAGACACTATGAACAAGACCTAAGAAACACAGCAAAATCAGCGCGCACATCCTCCCAACACTGGACCTTCAGAAACAGGTATCACCGTGATAAATGTGCTTCAGACGTGGAAAAGCGGCTTCAGCACATGATCACGGCACAACAGACCTACACACTATCACAACACGACGTAAACGGTGCttctaaagtgaaaaataaccaCCATAACTGGAAAACCAAAGGGCAAATTTCAAAAGTCAGACATACAGAGAATTAACGAATCTGAAGAAAAAGTAACACACACTATGGCGTGAGAAAATATGAGAGAAGTCAAGACAAGGAAGACAGGGTGAAAACATCAAACACACACCTCATCAGCTCGCAGcaggaaatgagaaaaacatgTGAAAATAAATGGCTAAGAATTTCCCAAATTTGTCAAAGAACAGAACTCTGAAGCAGGAAGCTCTAATACATCCTAAGTGCAACGAACAAAAGACCTCAAAGCAGCCGAGAGGGAAGACAGAACACCTACGTAGGGCTAGCGTGACACTGCGCAATGACACGGCAGAACACAGGAGACCAGCACCGCCCTGGGGAGAATACTGCTCACCGGGGAGTCTACCCTCAATAAAGCGCCCTTTCAACAGTGTGCACAGCCTAAAACATTGTCGAATACAAACTGAGAAAGTTTATCACCAACAGATGCTcatcaaaagaaattttaagggaTACAATTTTGTGTTCCCAATTGGAAAGGTGAACAAAGTGCTCGTCAAACACCTGGGTGATTACAAATAGTTAATATTGGCCGGCTCTTCCGGGACGGTGCTTAGAGGCAGCCACAATGGTCCAGCGTTTGACGTACCGCCGGAGGCTCTCCTACAATACAGCCTCCGACAAAACCAGACTGTCCCGAACTCCTGGTAACAGAATTGTTTACCTTTATACTAAGAAGGCTGGGAAGGCACCAAAATCTGCATGTGGTGTGTGCCCAGGCAGACTTCGTGGGGTTCGTGCTGTGAGACCTAAAGTCCTGATGAGATTGTCTAAAACCAAAAAACACGTCAGCAGGGCTTATGGTGGTTCCATGTGTGCTAAATGTGTCCATGACAGGATCAAGCATGCTTTCCTTATCGAGGAGCAGAAAATTGTTGTGAAAGTGTTGAAGGCACAAGCACAGAGTCAGAAagctaaataaaaacatgaaactttcaagtaattaaaaatcaaaaaaaaaaaaaattggccggcgccgcggctcactaggctaatcctccacctgcagcaccagcaccccgggttctagtaccagtcggggcaccggattctgtcccggttgttcctcttccagtccagttctctgctgtgacccgggagtgcagtggaggatggcccaagtgcttgggccctgcacctgcatgcgagaccaggagaagcacctggctcctggcttcggatcagcgcagtgtgccggccgcagcggccactggggggtgaaccaatagaaaaggaagacctttctctctgtctctctttctcactgtccactctgcctgtcaataaataaataaataaataaaccaaaacagttaatattaattaataattaaatgtaCATAAATAGAAGATTAAGAAGGGAAAACTATATAGcacacaaatgaaatgaaaaaacaaaaagaatgtgaATAATTTTGGACAGCAAAATGAGTAAACTTTATCTTAAGGATCTGTAAAGAATTCTAACCCCAACAACTAGAAAAATATACATTCCTGTCCAAgataaaaatactataaaaacCTCACCCTTGGCCATGAGCCTCAACAATGTGAAACAAACCAACCTGGTACCAGGCAGACTATCTTCTTGGACTACACTACAATTAAGTTGTTACAAAAAATCTAAACAGAAAAACACCATACCTATGGAAATTTAAAACACCTGTAAACAACTCATACATCAAATAAATCAGTGGAAACTAGAAAATActtagaactgaaaaataacaaaagggaTATACATTAAAACTGCTAATAGGGATACAGCTAATATGGTACTACACAGCCTTAAATATTACAACAGAAAAGATAGTCTTGGGAGCTGAGTACCCAACACAAAACCCATGTAAGCAGACAGAAGGAATCCTGAGCACTACAAACAAAACCAGTGACAAACACAAGAAACTGTAACAGAAGCAAAAGCTAGCTCTTTGAAAGTGattaataaaatcaacaaacctcCCAAAAACCCATTCAAGACTGATTAAATTACCAGTTCCGGAATGGAGAAGGGCAATGTCCTCACAGATCTAACAGACTGAAGGAGAATATAAATACTTAAGGCCAACAAATCTGAAGAATTAGAGATCAAATGAACCGGTTTCTCAGAAAACACAGCTTAGCAAGACtgacacagaaaaaaacaaaacttaatgaTCCTATACTTAATCCCTCCGCCAGGGACTCAAAGAGACGTCCTCTAAGAAGATAACTGTTTCGTTTCCTAAGCTGGGTAACGGGTAGAAAggtgtttgttttattatgtGTAAACTTTTTGAATGATATAGgtcaatataaaaataagttaaatctgCTTTAGTTTTTTAGGTATGGCTGTGGAGACCTCACTTGAATTACAAACATATAACATACACACGAAGTACACCCACAGACAGTGCTCTGTTTGAGGGAAGAAGACAACAGTAAGAACTTTAaaaaccaccaccatcatcaagaTCACAGACTCTGTCCTTTATGCTAAGGACTGAAATAAGAGctttaaacaaatattaatttctttaattttcacagTAAGCCTGTAAAATCGATTCTATCCCTTTCACATCATTCGTAAGTGGAGAAGCCAATATGTGAATGCAGAGTTTAAGTTATTAATCATACACCAAAAATGGGGctccattcagagaaaaattCCTCTGGTTATCAGATTTCCTTCCTAGCAGCTGAGAGGAGAAACTCCAACCTTTGTTACGATAGCAGTGGTTCTACTCTTAGCTGAGCTCATTTAAAGCTACCACTCACACTATCAAAGAAACACCAAGCTTCCAATAGACTTAATCCATCACCGTATGTCTCCATTCACTCATCAGCGTACTTGAGTGTACTTTTCATAGCTATTTCCCACAATCAGATAAAGCAAACGGAACTCTAGAGCCACTGCGGGGAGGAACATGGGAATACAACTCTGAGACACGCTTGTAAATCCTAAATGACAGACTGATGATCTACCCAGCAAAGACAATGCCTGAGCCCTTGTCTAGAACTTAAAGTCCTTCCAGGTCCTCCCTTCTGCAGAGGCAGACAAAGGCGGCTCCCACAGCACTATCTTCACTTGCAGGGCAGGAACCGCCTCTCCTGGAGAAACTGTGCACTCTCCTCTAATACTCAATTTCAAATCACATTCTGGGCTAATTCCTCCCACCCCAGATAGTATGAACAGTGGAAATgctatatacaaaaaaaaaaaaaaaaaagtgaactcaGATGCTTGGATGCTGACATCACCTCAGACTCTCTGGATGTGCTAATGGAATTACTGAAGATTTCTGGCTTTCCTATGCGTTCTGAGGATTGCTCAGTGTTTACTTACTCTTTACACTCTTTAGACACATGGGATGGTACTGTGTATTTGCAATCCATGATCATTGTCAATGTTTCACTGTCATTGGCCTCTTGAAAGGGCGGTTGCCCACACACCAGCATGAACAGGATCACTCCGAGACTCCATATATCTGTAATCAAAGACATACTTTTTAATATTGGCCTAGTCAGAAAACCAAGGCTTTAAGAAGAATACGAGCAGCCTAACAATATTACTTTATTTTGAGCAGTCAAAAGCATTTATATCTTTCAGTAAAAACATCCCAGAAAGAAAACTTCAGCCCCAACCGGACAGGGAGGGTATAGCTGTCTTGttcaatttttatattcattcatgATCCAAGCAATGTATTGCCAGTACAAAATGAATGACCAGTAAATATTCAATGAAGAGATAAATTAATTCCTTTGTTAATGTCAAGAACATCAACTGGAAAGCACCTATAGAGGTTCCAAAGACAGCACACATGCTACTGTTTTTCCCATTACAACACAGACCAGAAATAAAGCTACAATGTTAATACTCTGAAATCTGAGGGATTTCACCTTCAGTTGTTCATTACCTCTCTTGGCAAGGTAATCAGCTCATCCAAGGCACGGTCATTTtgtagaaaagaaaatcagaggtcagagagaaagcaagactGTTGATGAGGAGAAAAACCAGTTACACAGCACTGCAGAGGATGGGGACAGGACCTAAGGCGCAGGCCCAGTGACCCTACCCCAACGCCTGGGACCACGAGGGCTTCAAATTCtggatattttcagatttttgagtgtgtgtgtgtgtgtgtatacatataaatgagataccttggggatgggacccaagtctaaacataaCTCATCTGTATTTCATATACCTCTCCCCATACATGGCCTGgtggtaattttatataatatttttaatttttagtacaCATGTGTTTTGACTGTAACATGGCATATGTGATCAAAGGcagaatcttccatttgtggtATCGTGTTGgtactcaaaaagtttcagattttggagcattttggatttcaagTTTTCTGATCAGGAATGCTGACCCTACATAAGTGACCAGGAAGCAGCGTTCAGTTTACAACAGTGGGAGCTGCTCAGTGGAACTATCGTTACGTCTCCCACCACTACAAGTATCCCATCAAACAACACCTAAGTACTCTGCATACGGCATTCCTTGCACCAGTTGTAGGGTTGGACCTGTTGGTGTCTGAGCACCATTCCAACTCTAGCAACTCGCACAATAATAAACAAgttcctgtctctgtcactacATAAAACACGAATCCATCAATCAGTTggaaaacttttttcaaaaagcttttttccaaaaagtttttctTTAGATGAAAAGGATTTCGAAAGGATATTACAAATCATTCATTCCAGAAACTAAAGTACAGACATGATAACATAAACACTCACATAaaaagaaaccaggagctggCAACTATGGCACAGcggataagctgctgcctgcagtgcccgcatgcttgggcccctgcacctgcgtgggagaccggaagaagttcctggctcctgtctttggataggctcagctcctgccgttgtggccatttgaggagtgaccagtgcttggaagacctctctctctctctctgcctctctctctctctgcccctctataactctgccctctctgtaactctgcctttaaaatcagtaagtcttaaaaaaaaaaaaaaaaaaaaaaaaaaaggtaagtctttaaaaaaaaaaaaagaaaccaaatcacGATGGTTTCAAGACTACAGAAGACTTaggggacttaaaaaaaaaagaagtcttgaaaaaaaaaaaaaggaaaccaaatcaTGATGGTTTCTAGACTAAAGAACACAGGGAGCTTGTCATCACACCTTTTAACACTTAGTTGATGTTTCAAAACAGCCAGAACTATTAGTTCCAAGTTAATTTTCCAAAAGAGTTAAAATTTgttaatgaaatatattttccttgGCTTCAGTTAAAACAAAGAGGGCAACAAAAACAGAAACCCAGAAGTCACACACAATgttaatttttctatatatacaacAAATTTGACTAAGGATGTATCAATAAAAATTAGTGAAACAGATGGAAATGTCTACTGATCAGCACGGGAGTTTGACCTGCTCTGTTTCCGACCTGGGCCAGTTCACCCCTCCTTAGGCAACCTGGTGGTCCCCCGCTCCCGGGAAGTCACCATACTGATGTTGAATTTAGTGTGGACGCCCAACAGGCACAGCCACGACAGCCCAGAACTTCTGGACTCAAGCAGTCCTCCAGCCCTCAACCtcccgagcagctgggactacaggcGCACGCCACCGCGCCCGGCTGGAAATATTTACTAATAGTAAAACATTCATGTCAATGAAGAGGAAAAGGACCTAGGAATCATTCAGTCCAAACCCTTCATTCTGCAGTGCCCTAAGAGGTCCAGctggaattccttttttttttttttttttttttaatttatttgaaaggcagagttatagagagagaaggatggaaggagggaaggagagaacgagggagggagcaagagagagagagacagacagactgacttccatccactggttcactccccaaatggctgcaacagctggagctgggcagatccaaagtcaggagcttcttctgggtcttccatgagggtgcgggggcccaaggacttgggccatctcctactgctttcccaggccatagcagagagctggcttggaagtggagcagccaggactcaaactgatgcccatgtggtgggatgccgacactgcaggcggcggctttacccgctacagcacagcgccagcccccaagcaaTGCTTTTTTCAGTGCACGAAATTACTGCCCAGGAGAGTGGTTCACAAGTGCACTCTACTCACTGGCCTTGACCCTGGAACCCAGAGGGCCACCACCACTCAAAATTCATCTGAGCAACAGCGGCCAGCTGCATCTAATCTAAACAGCCAGTGATATCACAAATCTAGGAGAaccttatttttaaagcaattttatataGTTGGTATTTAACTTAAACTTTCTTTGCACAACTTGAACCTTTTTGGTCACCTGCCCAACTCCCAAGCcaacactgtggagcagtggcaACCACAATTATTCTCCCTTTACTGCATGTGTCCCTCATTTTACAAATACTTATGTTCTAGAAATTAAGTAAATTCCACCTTTCCACTGATAGTCATTACACCATGaggagaattttttctttataaaaggaaCTTTACTATCTTCCCCCTACCAAAGAAAGGGGGGATTCTCAATGGCTTACAATACAAGTACACAGACATTAAAAATCTGGacagttaaaataaaaactcttCTGTTCTTTACTGTTGATCAATCAATAATGTTTAATGTTTCTACTACAATCCTACTTAATCACTAATCCTCTGGATTTGAAATATAACAAATTAGTATCTTTCTATATAAATCCTacaaaataacttttataaaatGAGCTTACCTACATTATTTCCTCTACCATCTCATACTATAGCTGGATAAatcagtttggtttttttttaaattaacttttcttTCTGCTAAACTGCAAATGACAACTGACTGCAATTATGCAAagctgatgttttaaaaatacaataaaataaatatcaactGAAAGTCATGCCAAATCCCTTATCTGGTTAACAAAAACTTTCTTTTCCTGTTAAGTATTAAGAAGTCCAATCACTTGGAAATTATTCCCT of Oryctolagus cuniculus chromosome 10, mOryCun1.1, whole genome shotgun sequence contains these proteins:
- the LOC138844116 gene encoding large ribosomal subunit protein eL34-like yields the protein MVQRLTYRRRLSYNTASDKTRLSRTPGNRIVYLYTKKAGKAPKSACGVCPGRLRGVRAVRPKVLMRLSKTKKHVSRAYGGSMCAKCVHDRIKHAFLIEEQKIVVKVLKAQAQSQKAK